TCAGCGGCAGAGGCGCCGTCGTGCGGGGTGACGAAGATGAGGTCGGCATTATTCGCGGCGAATGCCTGTCCGGGACGGCTGCGGGCGAGTGCCGCGACCACCGACTGTCCCTGCGGGGATCTGGGCGTGATGGACGGACCCTTCACCGAGAAGAAGCGGCCCTCGAAGTCGGTGTAATGCAGCTTGTCCCTGTCGATGAAGCGACCCGTCGCCAGATCTCGGATCTCGGCGTCGTCCTCCCAGCTGTCCCACAACCGCCGTACCACCTCCACGGAGTCGGCGGCCTCCTCCAGCAGGTCATGCAGCGAGAGCACCTTAGTACGGCCGAAAACGTCGGCCTCGTCTTCGGTATCGGCGATGGTCACCTGCCAGCCGGCCCGGCCGCCGGACACGATGTCGAGGGTGGCGATCGACTTGGAGATGTGGAAGGGCTCGTTGTGGGTGGCCGGTGCGGTGGGGATGAGCCCGATACCTGTGGTCGCCGGGGCTACGCGCGCGGCGGTCAGTATCGCGTCCAGGCGTCCGCCGGGAGTGCGGGCGAATGAGTCCTCGAACGTCACGAAATCCAGCAGCCCGTGTTCGGCGTGCTGGACCTGCTCGGTCCAGTACTTTCCGGTCAACGGGCTGCCGGTGTGCTGATCCGCGCTCGGATGCCATCCGTACCCGTCCAGAGCCAATCCGAGCAGTGTGGTCACGGCATGTTCAACGTCCACGAACCGCGTGACGAAGGCGTTTATCTCACCTTGAAGGAAAAGCCGTTCGGTTCTCTGTGCCCAGCCAGGGCCGCCTACAGGCCCTTCTCGAACGGATGGATACCGACCTCGTCCGCGGACAGCGTCTGGTCATAAAGCGGCCGATACCCCGCAGACAGATACAGCGCCTTGGCCTCGGGCTGGCGTGGACCGGTGGTGAGGTAGATGCGCCGGTACCCGCGGCTGCGAATCTCCTGTTCCAGTGCAGCCAGGGTGCGCCCCGCCAATCCCTGACGGCGGTGGGCGCTGGACGTCCAGATACGTTTGAGTTCAGCGGTGTCGGCGTCATATCGCTGAAACGCGCCACCGGTCACGGCGGCACCGCCCTGGACCCCGATCAGCAGGCCGCCGTCGGGAGCCGTGAAGTGCGCGGCCGGGTAGTTGACCAGGAACTCATGGTGCTCATCCAGGGTCCCGCCGTATCGGGTGCTGTACTCCACCGCCAACTCGGCCAGCAGCGGGGCGGCCAGCGGATCCTGCTGCTCCACCGTCACAAACTGCAGCAGATCCTCACACGCCGTCATGTCATCCTTGCCTGGGTAGTCCGCGGGGGTTGATCTCCGACTTGGCGACCGCCTCGTTCTCCAATCCCCAGCGCTGCAACACCTTACGATACGTGCCGTCGGCTATGGCGTGATTGATGGCGTCCGCGACGGCCCGAACCAGCCCATTGTCCTTCTTGATCAGCACCGCGATCTCCCCCTGGAGTGCCTCCCCCGCGCCGGAGAATGTGCCGACCAGCTTGGTCTGTCCGGTCGCCTGGGAGTGAAACACCGCCGTCGGATTGGGGCCCACATACGCGTCGATGCGACCCGATGCCAATGCCAGGTAGTAGCCGGTGGTCTGCTGGAAGTACTTCAGATCGGCGGCGGGAAGACCAGCCGCGACGTTCTGTTCGTTCCATTGCACCAGCAGTGCCTCCTGGTTGGTGCCCGACCCGACGCCGATGGTCTTGCCGGCGATATCCCTGGCCCCCTTGACCTTCCAGTCCAACGATCGACGCACCTCGAAGGCGACGTTGTCCAAACGGTATGTCGCGAAGTCGAACTTGTCCTTACGTTCCTCGGTCACCGTCACATTCGAGATGAACGCGTCGACCTCGCCCGAATCCACCTTGACGAAGTTCTGCGCCCAATCCGCCGAACGCAGATCTACCCGCAATCCCAGAATGTCCGCCACCAGGTACGCGAAATCTGTTTCGATCCCGATCATCGTCTTGTCGTCATCAGCGTAAAAGCGCAGTGGTGGTGCGGAATTAGCGTCCCCGGTGACAATCAGCGTGCCGCGCCTGCGGATGGCCTCGGGCACCTCGGCGGCGATCGTATCCACCGTGGCCACGCGTACGCGGTCTTGGTCCGGACTCAGATTGAAGGCCGACGACACCTCCGGCTCCGCGCCCGTGCCACAACCGGTGAGGACAACCAGCGCGACACAGCACCACGAGATAAGACGTCTCACGCCAACACCTTGGACAGGAAGCCGACAGTGCGCGGATGCGACGGGTTGTCCAGCAGCTGTTCGGGCGGCCCCTGCTCGACTATCGCGCCTCGATCCATGAAGACCACGGTGTCGGCGATCTCCCGGGCAAGGCCGATCTCGTGCGTCACGATCACCAGGGTGGCGCCATCACTGGCGAGCTGGCGGATCACGTCGAGCACCTCGGTAACCAGCTCCGGATCCAGTGCCGAGGTGGGCTCGTCGAACAGAATAACCTTGGGTCGCAACGCCAAAGCTCGCGCGATGGCCACCCGCTGTTGTTGACCACCGGATAGCCGGCGCGGATACTCGGCCACCTTGTCGGCGACGCCGACCCGTTCCAGCAGCCGGGTCGCCTCGGCCACCAGCTCGGCGCGCGGCGCCCGCCGCACCGCCAGTGGCGCCTCGATCACATTCTCGAGCACCGTCAAATGAGGGAACAGATTGAAGTTCTGGAACACAAAGCCGACCTGCGAACGCTGCCGCAGAATGGCTCGTTCCGAGAGCTCGTAGAGCACCGAACCGCGCTGCCGGTACCCGATGAGCTCGCCGTCGATGCGGATTGTCCCGCCATCCACCTTCTCCAGGTGGTTCAGGGTGCGCAGCAGCGTCGACTTTCCGGAGCCCGACGGCCCGATGATGACCGTCACCTCCCCTTGTTGCACAGTCAGATTCACATCACGCAGCGCCGCCACCTGGCCGTAGGACTTGTGCACACCGCGCACCTCGATGGTGCTCATCGATGTGCACCCCGGGCGTAATGCCGTTCGATGTAGTACTGCACGACGGTCAGTACCGACGTGATCACGATGTACCAGACCGTGGCCACCATGAGCAGTGGCACCACCCGCCCGTTGCGCCCAAAGATGACCTGCACCTGATAGAAGAGATCGGCGATGGCCATGGTCGACACAATGGACGTGCCCTTCACCAGGCTGATCACCTCATTGGCGGCGTTGGGCATGACCGACCGCATGGCCTGGGGCAGCACGATCCGGAAGAACTGGCGGCGCCGGGGAATACCCAGGGCTGCAGCAGCTTCCAATTGGCCTTCGTCGACGGACAGGATGCCGCCACGGATGATCTCGGCGAAGTAGGCCCCCTGGTGCAAGGTCAATCCGATCACCGCGGCGGTCAGCCCGCTCAGCAGCTCGTTGGTATCGACGGTGATCAGGCTCGGCCCGAAAGGAATCCCGAAACTGATGCTGTCGTACAGGTACGCGATGTTGAACCAGAACAGCAGCTGCACGATCAGCGGTATGGACCGAAAGATCCACACGTACGTCCACGAGATGGCCTGCAAGACCGGATTCTTGGACAGGCGTGCCGCGGCCAGCGCCACACCCAGCACGAACCCGAGCACGGTGCCGTAAATCGTCAACCTGATCGTCAGCCATAACGCGGCCAGTACCGATTTGGCGGTGAAGTACCGCGCAAATGTCGGCCAGTCCCACCCCGGGTTGCGCACCAGACCGTGCACGAACATGGCCACGAACAGCAACGCCACGGCCGAGAGGATCCAGTTGCCCGGACGCGGCCGGCGCCGTACCCGCAGTACCGGCTGGCCAGACTCCTCAGATGCCCGAGCGCGCGGCGGCGCAGCGGGTGCCGATGTCATGCGGTCGAACCTAGGAACACCGACCAGTGCACAACAGTCTTTGGCTCCCGGCGAATCGAACGGCCGCTATCCGTCATGTCCGGCCGGGGAAGAATCCGCGCCGTCAGAGTGTTCAAATAAGCCATGCCAGAAATCCCCGCAGGCTTCGAAGATCTCCTGGAACAGCGCCTCTACGGTCACCTGGCCACGGTCGGTGGCGACGGTTCCGCGCAGTCCAGTCCCATGTGGTTCAGCTGGGACGGCGAGCGGGTGCGGTTCACCCACACCAACAAACGGGCCAAGTTCCGCAATATTCAGACCGAACCGCGGGTCGCCTTCTCGATCCTGGACCCCACCAACCCGTACCGATACCTGGAAGTGCGGGGCGCCATCGATCAGATCGACGATGACCCAACCGGGTCGTTCATCCAGGAGTTGGCGCACCTCTACCAGGCACCCTGGGCCGGGAAGAGCACCGGCGATGAGGCAGACCGCGTCATCCTCTACCTGCGGCCCACCAAGTTCCTAAGCCACGGCTAGGCCAACGGCACCAGCAGGCGCATGCACATATCGGTGGCCCTGGCCCCCAGTTCTGCTGCACTGCACCTATTTTCATCGGCAAGCCAGTCCTCCATGAGGAGGGTCACACCGCCGACGCCGAACACGGCCGCCTCCAGCAGCGCCGGCTCCGGCTGAGCAACGTCGGGCGCGATGGTCAGGAGTATCCCGCGCGCGACACGGTTCTGAAGACTTCGGCGTTTGGCGGCCAGCCCGGGAAATCCCGCGAGGTCGGAGGTCAGAATGCGCAGCACCGCCGGGTCTGCGATGGAGTGCTCGAGGTAAGCCGTAAGCCCGGCTGTCAGCTGCACATGCGGCTGGTCGCCGGCCACTCGACCCGCCGCTGTCATGGCCGCGAATAGTTCGGTGAACACGTCGTCCACGATCTGCAGAACCAGATCGCCGATCGCCGAGAACTGCTCGTAGAAGTACCGATCGGTCAGCCTCGTCCGCGCACAGACACCCCGCACGGTGACCGCGGGCAGCCCACCATCGGCCCATAGCTCGCGGCCCGCCCGCACCAGCGCCACGCGCCGCTCGTCTTGGCGCTGCTCTCGCGTCTTACCACCGTACGTGCGGTGAGTCTGACCGTTCGTCACGCTGAAACGCCCTTCGTCTTGACATAGGCAACCTACTCGCTAATGTTGAGGACACCCGTCATCAGAAACTGCCCGACAACGCGGTCTAGGAGATTTCATGACACTTGCACCCGAGCATTCCGCCTCCGACAAGGACTTTGAGGAGCTCATCTCCCGTCCCTTCGAGTCCCAGCTGCGCGAATACGACTACCAGGTCACCGATATCGACGGCGCCTTGCCGCCCGCGCTGACCGGCACGCTGTTTCGCATCGGTCCCGGCAAGTTCGAGGTGGGCACCACCGTGCTGCGGACGATGTTCGATGCCGACGGCATGGTGTCCCGATTCATCCTGGACGGTTCCTCGGTCCGCTTCACCAACCGATATGTGCGCACTCAGCAGTTCCGGGACGGGCTGCAGCAGGGCCCGATGCGCAGACCCGGGATCACCACCCAGGTGCCCGGGAAGCTACTCGCCAACCTCCAGGTGCCGGCGAACACCGCGAACACCAACATCGTGTCACTGGCCGGGGAAATGCTGGCACTCTGGGAGGGCGGGCCACCACACCGGCTGGATCCCGATACCCTGGAAACGCTGGGCACCAACGACTTCAAGGGCAAGCTCGGGTATGTCGGCGCCTTCTCGGCACACCCGAAATGGGATCCTGTCACCGGCGAGATGTTCAACTTCGGCCTCGACGTCTTTCCCACACCACGACTGCGCTGCTACCGGGTGAGCCCCAGCGGTCAACTCTCGCAGATCAATTCGGTAACCCTGTGGGATATGGGCTGGAACCATGATTTCGCGCTGACCGAGAAGTACCTGGTCTTCGTGCTCGATCCGATTCGCCCCAACATTGGCCAGCTGCTGCGCGGCAAGCGTTTTGACGAAAGCCTCGAGTACCAGCTGACCAATGGCAGTACCAAGTTCATTCTGGTGCCACGCGACGGGTCGAAGCCGCTCGTCATCGAACACGCCCCGCAGACTCATATCCATGTCACCAACGCCTTCCAGGACGGCCCAGATGCGGTGGTCGAATTCGTCAGATATGAAAGCCTCGAATTTTTACGACGAACAC
This genomic window from Mycobacteroides chelonae contains:
- a CDS encoding ABC transporter substrate-binding protein; translation: MRRLISWCCVALVVLTGCGTGAEPEVSSAFNLSPDQDRVRVATVDTIAAEVPEAIRRRGTLIVTGDANSAPPLRFYADDDKTMIGIETDFAYLVADILGLRVDLRSADWAQNFVKVDSGEVDAFISNVTVTEERKDKFDFATYRLDNVAFEVRRSLDWKVKGARDIAGKTIGVGSGTNQEALLVQWNEQNVAAGLPAADLKYFQQTTGYYLALASGRIDAYVGPNPTAVFHSQATGQTKLVGTFSGAGEALQGEIAVLIKKDNGLVRAVADAINHAIADGTYRKVLQRWGLENEAVAKSEINPRGLPRQG
- a CDS encoding LLM class flavin-dependent oxidoreductase, with translation MTTLLGLALDGYGWHPSADQHTGSPLTGKYWTEQVQHAEHGLLDFVTFEDSFARTPGGRLDAILTAARVAPATTGIGLIPTAPATHNEPFHISKSIATLDIVSGGRAGWQVTIADTEDEADVFGRTKVLSLHDLLEEAADSVEVVRRLWDSWEDDAEIRDLATGRFIDRDKLHYTDFEGRFFSVKGPSITPRSPQGQSVVAALARSRPGQAFAANNADLIFVTPHDGASAAEIPARLHNTAGHRTIKVLADLVVSFGREDEFHSDAAIFTGQAPELTDLIAQWHEWGIDGVRLRPAINALDIPVIVDELVPLLQAHHGFRTEYENGTLRARLGLPTATNRYARKSA
- a CDS encoding GNAT family N-acetyltransferase, giving the protein MTACEDLLQFVTVEQQDPLAAPLLAELAVEYSTRYGGTLDEHHEFLVNYPAAHFTAPDGGLLIGVQGGAAVTGGAFQRYDADTAELKRIWTSSAHRRQGLAGRTLAALEQEIRSRGYRRIYLTTGPRQPEAKALYLSAGYRPLYDQTLSADEVGIHPFEKGL
- a CDS encoding PPOX class F420-dependent oxidoreductase, with protein sequence MPEIPAGFEDLLEQRLYGHLATVGGDGSAQSSPMWFSWDGERVRFTHTNKRAKFRNIQTEPRVAFSILDPTNPYRYLEVRGAIDQIDDDPTGSFIQELAHLYQAPWAGKSTGDEADRVILYLRPTKFLSHG
- a CDS encoding amino acid ABC transporter ATP-binding protein, producing MSTIEVRGVHKSYGQVAALRDVNLTVQQGEVTVIIGPSGSGKSTLLRTLNHLEKVDGGTIRIDGELIGYRQRGSVLYELSERAILRQRSQVGFVFQNFNLFPHLTVLENVIEAPLAVRRAPRAELVAEATRLLERVGVADKVAEYPRRLSGGQQQRVAIARALALRPKVILFDEPTSALDPELVTEVLDVIRQLASDGATLVIVTHEIGLAREIADTVVFMDRGAIVEQGPPEQLLDNPSHPRTVGFLSKVLA
- a CDS encoding TetR/AcrR family transcriptional regulator, producing MTNGQTHRTYGGKTREQRQDERRVALVRAGRELWADGGLPAVTVRGVCARTRLTDRYFYEQFSAIGDLVLQIVDDVFTELFAAMTAAGRVAGDQPHVQLTAGLTAYLEHSIADPAVLRILTSDLAGFPGLAAKRRSLQNRVARGILLTIAPDVAQPEPALLEAAVFGVGGVTLLMEDWLADENRCSAAELGARATDMCMRLLVPLA
- a CDS encoding carotenoid oxygenase family protein, translating into MTLAPEHSASDKDFEELISRPFESQLREYDYQVTDIDGALPPALTGTLFRIGPGKFEVGTTVLRTMFDADGMVSRFILDGSSVRFTNRYVRTQQFRDGLQQGPMRRPGITTQVPGKLLANLQVPANTANTNIVSLAGEMLALWEGGPPHRLDPDTLETLGTNDFKGKLGYVGAFSAHPKWDPVTGEMFNFGLDVFPTPRLRCYRVSPSGQLSQINSVTLWDMGWNHDFALTEKYLVFVLDPIRPNIGQLLRGKRFDESLEYQLTNGSTKFILVPRDGSKPLVIEHAPQTHIHVTNAFQDGPDAVVEFVRYESLEFLRRTLDSAMGPKDHPNPHHHLVIREWPDSHLVRFRISPSGKITEEVVSQSAKIEFPQYDWRQSTRNHQITYTAGTLERKGHYNGIFKFDHRTGTMTHCDFGKASVCEPLFVPRDKDSAQDDGWLLAVNHDLVENRSQLVILDARDVEHGPVAVARLTHHLPIGFHGTFTRRVANPDAPLPHPELVA
- a CDS encoding amino acid ABC transporter permease, whose translation is MTSAPAAPPRARASEESGQPVLRVRRRPRPGNWILSAVALLFVAMFVHGLVRNPGWDWPTFARYFTAKSVLAALWLTIRLTIYGTVLGFVLGVALAAARLSKNPVLQAISWTYVWIFRSIPLIVQLLFWFNIAYLYDSISFGIPFGPSLITVDTNELLSGLTAAVIGLTLHQGAYFAEIIRGGILSVDEGQLEAAAALGIPRRRQFFRIVLPQAMRSVMPNAANEVISLVKGTSIVSTMAIADLFYQVQVIFGRNGRVVPLLMVATVWYIVITSVLTVVQYYIERHYARGAHR